The genomic DNA TGgaattaaattgttttaaagaaattgtgGGTGCCATGCACGTATATTGCACACCACCAATATACACACCCTGTTGAAGGCTTCCGGTCCAAAATGATCCAAAAAGAAGCTGTTCATGATGCTAAATAGTGTATTCTATATCCTGTCCTCAAGACTCAAGGTCCTGAAAACCTTGGCCTGCAAGTAAACTCTCTGGGGCACTCTGCAGCTGGTCAAGACtgccccagagagcttgcttgcaACCTATGAAAACCATACTTGTCTAAAGGCATATAACATTTCTGCCTAATAAGTTTGTGACTGCTCCAAGagttttcttctccttttctgtAACTCAGCTAGTTATGTCTTTCGTCTTTGATCTACCTCTACTGAACCTATCTTGCAGCTAGTCCACTATAAGAGAGACTTACCTAATACATGTATCATTCATCTTATCTTTCAGGGGCCAAGGAAGAAATCCTAGCTAATCTTGCCAACTTTGCATATGATCCTATCAATTATGACCATTTTAGAAAGCTGAAcgtagttgacttgttcatggGTAAGAGGGAAATGCACAtggaattttatttttcatagcTAAGGCTGGTTCTCACTAGCCATTCTTTTTCTGATACTCTGACATCAACTCAGTTGCAAGTACAAACTAACCTTGACGTATGGATGTTGAATGGTAATCACTgtataatttattcattaagGAGTTTTAGCATTAACAgtggcaacggcagcgaaaattagcgttttttcaaactttgctgcGTTTATTCCAGTTCGCTGAAAATGTCCAATGTaagcaaatttccctggagttgatttcttgggggcTGCACCCAATTTAAtaacagaaagaaaatttcatcATTGCTTGTTTATatcctccataaaacatgaaattaggcattttcacattGTAGTCGGCAGTAatggctaagaaatgtacaaaaaagtgtgatgcacatgcaaGCTTGTTGTTTTGATTAGTAAACCTgttgctgttttgacgttcttgttacTGTGGCCTTCatcgttgctaaaactccctattgATGTTATAGTCGTGAGTCCCCATGTCATCAAACAAGAGTAAGCATTGGTTTTCCCAGGGCTGTCAAACCCcacgtcttcaaatattgagaattgatagggaagggaTAATAGATGACCTCATATCATAGTATATGACGTCATTTgttcaaaaaatacttgttgACCCGATTGTCACGAATATGCAATGTTTCACATTATTGCGTATCTCTTGGTACATTGCAATGGCATTATAAACCATACCGAAGTTTATGAGGAAACGTTCAATGTTAATGGTAAAAAAGttcaaacaacgcaaaatatttaaaagtttaaGGTCAGAAATTCGAGTCTTCAACTAAATGGCAAACTTCGGTGAATATCCGGGAGATTTCAtgctctaatctggagaccgggagatacgGTCCAAAATCCGGAGTCTCCCGaattatccgggagagttgacagcactgttTTCCTTCTCAATGAAACAACAAGGAAACTGCTAAGTAACAAATAACATAAACATTGAGCACCATAAACCCACAGCAATCTGTTTAAATTTCTCCTCAGTTTTGTCAATCTAGACAGTGTCCTCTTTGGTAATTTGTTTCAATATTTATCATCAAGTAGGTTAATTTGCCTAAATTGTGTGACACAGTTCATTTAAATACTGCAGATATGCTCACTGAAGAAAATGAGAAGTTTGTTGAATTTGGAATTGGTGGATTGTGTAACTGCACTCTAGGTAAGTTCAAGACAAACTTGAGATAAATAAGCCATATTACTCTTTTTAATATCATATCATATTATTACGATGCAATATATTTCatacacagtttttttttctgttctatCAACAgacaaggaaaacaaacaacacATAATTGACAATGGTGGGATTTCATTGGTTGTCAATTGTTTGTCAAGGTACATGTAGACCCAAAGACTGGATTTCAGTGTCTTAAGTGTCATGATCCAGTGAAAATTGCTCTGTTTTCACTAAAGACTCCCTTGCTTATGATCTTAAGTGATAAAGCAGTTTATTGGAGTCACAAGGAGAAgcacaacaacaaaaccaatcattcaaaatatgcagtgtgattggtttattcttctgcTTCTACTTCCAGTTCTGAGAATCTGGTTTTCACTGGCAGATATTAGTGAGGGAGTCAGAGGAAAATAGCCTGTACACAGCCTCCCACTTCCCGCAGAAAAAATCAGAGAAGTGGCATCTGTGATTCACCGTTGCTTATCGTGTATgggaaaaattttgcataaattaaaaaaattaatagtttCTGCTGACCAAAATTTCTTTGGCTCATGTTTCATGTCATTCCAGTTCTCAAAATGCCGGTGCATGCCACTTATTTCcacatttttataataattgCTTTACTCTTTACCGAGCAAGAAAAATGTTCCTACAAACCCTCATTGAAGGAAAAATATCCATGATCTTATGCAAGCCTTCCCGCTGGATTCAGAAAGTCATTAgtgtgaaataaagtgttgacaggtcAGACGCGACTCATAAGCTTGCGATAGTGTGAAACATGGCCTTAGCATTTGCTTGAGCAACAGAGGTTTTCCTTCTCTTCTTTCTAGTGCATAGATTATTCATCCCAGTACATGGAGTAACATAAACTTTGACTGGAAAATCTTAGTTTTGCCTTTGAttcttacatttagaggtcTTGTAGCTGATATGTCTATGCATATTGAGttattatttcctgtggttttatGTTTCTGTAGGGATTTGTGACAGGATTTGATGGCtaaaaaacctttgaaagattttagtttcctttcttttctctgAAATCCCTGAATCTGAATAGCTACATGCGTGCAGTTGTCTGTGAATGTGATGATATAATTTCTGATTACCTGCTATGTTTGGATGACAGGCCcaaaagccaatcaaaatccctcatttacattattttagtGATCTACGAGTTACAgccaatcaaatcattttccacaCATTCCGCAAAAAATCACATGGCCTAGCACAATACACGATTAGCAACTGTGAatcacagacaccccttctctaatttttttctgaggggagggggtggctgtacacaggctagaagaaaattgaaatgTAATTTCTGATTCTTGTGACCCTAATTTAGTTAAGCTTACTCCACTTAAGTCTCCAAGTTCATATAGATCATATATACATGTTAACAGACTCTTCATGCGGGGGAATTTGTTTTGTGACCTAATGTACATTATTCCTTTATTAACTTAAATAAACAGATTTCTAGTTGACTGACTGGGCTGAGTTGTCCAAAAGAAATATTACACACCTATAACTTGTATTATTCAAACCGTTCGGCCCAAACTGTTAGTGAGTGAGCTTTAGACGTGAACCTGAAGCactaatattattgttttattttacctttaaatttataaaaatttagCCCAAATGAAGAGACTGTATTGTCAGCCATAACAACTTTGATGTTTCTTACCACACCACAAACACAACCAGGTCAGTCAAAGGAGTGTTGAAACATCCTCCATATTTCTGAGCTATTGTAGCCGTAGATTTCAGGTTCAAATCCAGGAATGTTTCTTATTACTGTCGTGTCTTCCAGTAAACTTCATTACAGGCATATTCAAAATGATCACTAGTAAGTAACATACTTTGTGGTGGAGGTGGTACGTTCATAAGCCCACTGGTTTCaggtaaaaaattaatatgattGTATTTTGTGGCAGCAATTTCAGTAGTCAGTTAGGTGCAGTAGAGAGATTTTAAAACTGAAGTTTTAGCAGGTTCACTCCATCTCAAAGGTTtagtgataaaaaaaattattcaattatGTGCCAGAAATCAGATTTAAGCTAAAACTTAAATAAATACCACAGTGTTTAATTATGTAGAATTAATATGGTATTAAACTTTCTCTTTGTAGTTCAGAGACTGACAGCAATTTTACCCTTCAAGATTCAAGTTACCAAAAGAGATATAGAAAATCTTTATCAccattacttttttcttttcagaaatcACCTCAGAAGCTATTGTGGACTGCATGGAAAGATTTTCAGCCTCTTCTAATGCAAGGCTCAGTAACTTGGCTAAGGTTTTTCTTCAGGTTAatgttatcattattttttgaagcaaataaaaattatcatttcCATGATTTTCTGCCTTTTGGCCCATGTTCTGCTCAAGGGATCGTCAGAGAGACCAAGCATACATAGAGGATATGGAAAGACCTGTACAAaacatgagaagagaaatttgatatctccaagcggccatgtaatgttctaccattatttattatataaacaagggTGAAATACCAAATTATCtcactttaaaataatttgctgaaAAAGGTGCAATTTTtcatgtagccatagcaacagtgatatTTTTAAGTGTGAAGATATTTATATCATAGttttacatgtgaaaatattATGTTTTTACGTGAGAGCTAACCTGGTATTTCATAGGTGATTATATAATAAAAGTATGCATATGACACCCATTTTCCACCCAAAAAACTGCC from Porites lutea chromosome 6, jaPorLute2.1, whole genome shotgun sequence includes the following:
- the LOC140942311 gene encoding armadillo repeat-containing protein 7-like isoform X1 yields the protein MFSSQTRIDSKTGADDLGRFEYLQALVTEFQDTDKQGAKEEILANLANFAYDPINYDHFRKLNVVDLFMDMLTEENEKFVEFGIGGLCNCTLDKENKQHIIDNGGISLVVNCLSSPNEETVLSAITTLMFLTTPQTQPEITSEAIVDCMERFSASSNARLSNLAKVFLQDYCKRPHSIEKRD
- the LOC140942311 gene encoding armadillo repeat-containing protein 7-like isoform X2; protein product: MFSSQTRIDSKTGADDLGRFEYLQALVTEFQDTDKQGAKEEILANLANFAYDPINYDHFRKLNVVDLFMDKENKQHIIDNGGISLVVNCLSSPNEETVLSAITTLMFLTTPQTQPEITSEAIVDCMERFSASSNARLSNLAKVFLQDYCKRPHSIEKRD